The sequence below is a genomic window from Haematobia irritans isolate KBUSLIRL chromosome 3, ASM5000362v1, whole genome shotgun sequence.
TTGGTATTATTATACTTGTCCAACATACCTTAATAGGTGTCCGCTTAACATAATCACGATACGGCTGATTAGGAGTCTTGGTACGATAATCCACAACTTCGTAGTGACCATTTGTCTCTTGGGCCGTGGTTACGGGATAATCGGTAATAAAATGACGTGTACCATGTGGCGTTAATGTGGCCCACAGCAAGCGACTATCGCTGGCCATTTGACTTTGTAGCGTGTCACGACTATTAGCTGATGTACAAGGATACAGAATTCCACCGGCCATGAAGGGATTCGACTTTGATGGTTCACCCAATGCGGACATGGTGCCCTGTTTGATGTTGCTGTCGTGATAGGACAAATTGCAGCTGGAGAAAAGTGTGCTGTAATTTAGAGAAACATGCAACCAAAGGAGCATGTTGTCGTTAGTGGCATTATTCACATTGGACTCACAAAGACTACTTACTCTCGACATTTAAGTAGAATGACGGCCAGAAGTCCACCCAGGATTAATACGCCAACACAGGATGAAATTAAAACGAAAAGCCATGTATTCTCCAGGCCACTATTGGTGCCAGTGAGTTCAACGAATTCCATGCCACTTTCACGTGGATGTGGATTCGGATCGCACATCAATGTAGCAAAGCAAGGATGTGAATCATTGTTCGGCGATAGTAGGACAGcagtttttggcaacaaaaatgaTGGTAATGGGGGTGGGGGCATGGACAATATGGAGTCGGGAGGCGGTGGTGCACTGAAAGCGCAATTACCTACACAATTACCCAGCATAGTAATGGCAGTGGTAGTCTTGGTCGTTTGCTGCAATGGAAAGGAAAATAAGAAAGGATGTTGTAAGTGAACTAAATTAATGGGGATGCATTTAATTGATGTGTTGTAC
It includes:
- the LOC142229560 gene encoding uncharacterized protein LOC142229560, producing the protein MLGNCVGNCAFSAPPPPDSILSMPPPPLPSFLLPKTAVLLSPNNDSHPCFATLMCDPNPHPRESGMEFVELTGTNSGLENTWLFVLISSCVGVLILGGLLAVILLKCRDTLFSSCNLSYHDSNIKQGTMSALGEPSKSNPFMAGGILYPCTSANSRDTLQSQMASDSRLLWATLTPHGTRHFITDYPVTTAQETNGHYEVVDYRTKTPNQPYRDYVKRTPIKSFDNNGFIDYDYEDPTPLMDSYHDDMDSGYQEPQEVLNTMQRVSPRPRVSSPTRIDNPNMAPLNYYPSNPRNYSTHHLPSANNSLQRPTNLAPGSATLNRKTTTSRRISDASSYNGQNI